One Platichthys flesus chromosome 14, fPlaFle2.1, whole genome shotgun sequence genomic region harbors:
- the LOC133968353 gene encoding uncharacterized protein LOC133968353, whose protein sequence is MANRRVPLVLLACGSFNPITNQHMRLFELARDHMHSTGQYQVVGGIVSPVSDSYGKQGLVLAKHRIAMAKLALQSSNWVTVDEWESQQPDWTETVVTMRYHYGRILKENEGRAGKHMNSNGDTTTLAGPQLKLLCGADFLDTFKIPGLWQDEDVEEAVGRFGLVSVSRGGLQPEQTVHESDMLSRHQRNIFLVREWMRNETSATEVRRALRRGQSVKYLIPDSVIEYIHQHKLYTEDSERRNKGTVLRPLTKQAQEPVSSLDDSTTADLLARRNTAIMPVDLNGYWKMISSDNFEEYLKALDVNVAIRKIATLLKPDKEISHDGDHIVIKTLSTFKNYNMDFHVGKEFEEDLSGVDDRKCMTTITWDGDKLVCVQKGEIEGRGWSHWVEGDELHLTCEPSNLPNDPSLHTGTALSPSATMPADFSGKWILETSEKFEEYLKALNIDFATRKIAISLSQTKVVAQEGDKFDFKTLSTFRNYELAFTVGVEFDEHTKGLDNRNIKCLVNWDGDKLVCSQKGEKANRGWKHWIEGDKLYLELTCEDVLCLQVFKRKE, encoded by the exons ATGGCTAACCGGCGTGTTCCACTAGTCCTGTTAGCCTGCGGCTCCTTTAATCCCATCACTAACCAGCACATGAGGCTGTTTGAGCTGGCCAGGGACCACATGCACAGCACAG GCCAATACCAGGTGGTGGGTGGCATCGTGTCTCCAGTGAGCGACAGCTATGGAAAGCAGGGCCTGGTACTGGCTAAGCACCGCATTGCGATGGCGAAGCTGGCACTGCAGAGCTCCAACTGGGTCACGGTTGATGAATGGGAGAGCCAGCAGCCAGACTGGACGGAGACGGTGGTAACTATGAG GTATCATTATGGACGCATTCTAAAGGAGAATGAGGGAAGAGCAGGGAAGCACATGAACTCCAACGGTGACACCACTACTCTCGCAG GACCCCAGCTGAAGCTCCTCTGTGGAGCCGATTTCCTCGACACCTTCAAGATCCCCGGCTTGTGGCAGGACGAGGACGTGGAGGAGGCGGTCGGGCGCTTCGGCCTCGTCTCAGTCAGCCGTGGCGGGCTGCAGCCCGAGCAGACTGTGCACGAGTCGGACATGCTCTCCCGCCACCAGCGAAACATTTTCCTGGTAAGGGAGTGGATGAGGAATGAGACGAGCGCCACGGAGGTGCGTCGTGCTCTGAGGCGGGGTCAGAGCGTGAAGTACTTGATCCCAGACTCAGTGATAGAATATATTCACCAGCACAAGCTTTACACAGAGGACAGCGAGAGGAGGAATAAGGGCACGGTGCTGAGGCCACTCACCAAGCAGGCACAAGAGCCAGTGAGCAGTCTGgatgac TCAACCACAGCAGACCTCCTCGCCCGCAGAAACACAGCCATCATGCCTGTCGATCTGAATGGATATTGGAAAATGATTTCCAGTGATAACTTCGAGGAGTACCTGAAGGCTCTCG ATGTGAATGTCGCCATCAGGAAAATCGCAACCTTGCTGAAACCTGACAAGGAAATCAGCCACGACGGCGACCACATCGTCATCAAGACCCTCAGCACCTTCAAAAACTACAACATGGACTTCCACGTGGGCAAAGAGTTTGAGGAGGATCTGTCCGGAGTGGATGACAGGAAATGCATG accacCATCACTTGGGATGGAGACAAGctggtgtgtgtgcagaagGGGGAGATCGAAGGAAGAGGCTGGAGCCACTGGGTGGAAGGAGATGAGCTTCATTTG ACATGTGAGCCTAGTAACCTCCCCAATGACCCAAG TCTACACACAGGCACAGCACTGTCACCATCTGCCACCATGCCAGCAGACTTCAGTGGGAAATGGATACTGGAAACCAGTGAGAAATTTGAGGAGTATTTGAAAGCTTTAA ACATTGACTTCGCCACAAGGAAAATCGCCATCTCCCTGTCTCAGACCAAAGTGGTCGCTCAGGAGGGAGACAAGTTTGACTTCAAAACACTGAGCACCTTCAGGAATTATGAGCTGGCCTTCACTGTGGGGGTGGAGTTTGACGAGCACACCAAGGGACTCGACAACAGGAACATCAAG TGTCTGGTAAACTGGGACGGTGACAAGCTGGTGTGCAGCCAGAAAGGAGAGAAGGCAAATCGAGGCTGGAAGCACTGGATAGAGGGTGACAAACTTTACCTG GAGCTGACGTGTGAAGATGTACTTTGTCTTCAGGTGTTcaagagaaaagaataa
- the rbp1.1 gene encoding retinol-binding protein 1.1 yields the protein MPVDLNGYWKMISSDNFEEYLKALDVNVAIRKIATLLKPDKEISHDGDHIVIKTLSTFKNYNMDFHVGKEFEEDLSGVDDRKCMTTITWDGDKLVCVQKGEIEGRGWSHWVEGDELHLELRAGGVVSKQVFKKT from the exons ATGCCTGTCGATCTGAATGGATATTGGAAAATGATTTCCAGTGATAACTTCGAGGAGTACCTGAAGGCTCTCG ATGTGAATGTCGCCATCAGGAAAATCGCAACCTTGCTGAAACCTGACAAGGAAATCAGCCACGACGGCGACCACATCGTCATCAAGACCCTCAGCACCTTCAAAAACTACAACATGGACTTCCACGTGGGCAAAGAGTTTGAGGAGGATCTGTCCGGAGTGGATGACAGGAAATGCATG accacCATCACTTGGGATGGAGACAAGctggtgtgtgtgcagaagGGGGAGATCGAAGGAAGAGGCTGGAGCCACTGGGTGGAAGGAGATGAGCTTCATTTG GAGCTGAGAGCCGGGGGAGTTGTTAGCAAGCAGGTGTTCAAGAAGACCTAA